The sequence GAGGCCGAGTTCGATGTGGCGCTCTACGACAGCGACATGTCCGTGTTCGGTTCGGTCTCGCGCCTCGCCGAGTACGTCAACCCCGACCTGCCGAAGACGGAACCCGCCGGGGCAGGCGGCGACGGCGCGGCATGACGACCACGAGCGAACCGGCTGTCCTGACGGGTCTCGACAACGACCGCATCAAGGAGATCCTGCCGCACCGGTGGCCGATGCTGCTGCTCGACAGGGTCGAGCGGGTCGAGCCGGGGATCAGGGGAACCGGGGTCAAGAACGTCACCGCCACGGAGCCGTGGTTTCAGGGCCATTTCCCCGCCGATGCGGTGTTTCCCGGTGTGCTCGTCGTCGAAGCGCTCGCACAACTGTCCGGAGTGGTCTTCGCGCTCGCCGGTGCGGGCCCCATCGGTTACCTCGCCGGAGTGCGTTCGATGCGGTTCCGGCGCCCTGTGCGGCCGGGAGATTCGCTGTCACTGACCTCGGAGCGGACCGCGGGCGGTCGCGGGTACTGCGAGTACAAGGTCAGCGCGAGGGTGGACGGCGCCGTCGTCGCAGAGGGGTCGATCACGATCGCCGACCCGGCAGCCACCAGTTCGAACGGAAAGGTTTTGAGAACCCGTGAATGACACGTCAGCCCTGACATCGCCGTTGCAGGCCGC comes from Saccharomonospora xinjiangensis XJ-54 and encodes:
- the fabZ gene encoding 3-hydroxyacyl-ACP dehydratase FabZ yields the protein MTTTSEPAVLTGLDNDRIKEILPHRWPMLLLDRVERVEPGIRGTGVKNVTATEPWFQGHFPADAVFPGVLVVEALAQLSGVVFALAGAGPIGYLAGVRSMRFRRPVRPGDSLSLTSERTAGGRGYCEYKVSARVDGAVVAEGSITIADPAATSSNGKVLRTRE